A section of the Centroberyx gerrardi isolate f3 chromosome 8, fCenGer3.hap1.cur.20231027, whole genome shotgun sequence genome encodes:
- the mcidas gene encoding multicilin has product MVSKSLLNSYLQGKVMMPRSSSPVTVYIDKLPCIIEQAFSTIAWDDLEDCASVAKRESDSLGSQVTESDGDDQDFGDYALDFLADSPATLESSLSPAGLVPFQGCIIPPLTPHQDFSPEEALHNSSPAAGNPHAQDGALWKGMAWHQGRVLEDAMEVNNQLHETLHRKKEEIDSLQERNLHLRELASRAKHLASVLEKLMTVRDPSGREPVMPCSDKTSASLSPCKRQRLNEECEAEPPGSVEDILRDISTRCNAVLHSSANGPRPQQEPETIRMYGAFSSLQTSIAKSGSVSVDGAEAGESDSSFRTSIREHCTIRTQVFPHGRAFTSRTQHGGYRFRWVPDHS; this is encoded by the exons ATGGTTTctaaatcact ACTTAACTCCTACCTACAGGGCAAAGTGATGATGCCGAGGAGCAGCAGTCCAGTCACCGTGTACATCGACAAGCTCCCCTGCATCATTGAACAGG CCTTTTCAACAATTGCATGGGATGATTTGGAAGACTGCGCGTCTGTGGCCAAACGGGAGAGCGACTCCCTTGGCTCTCAG GTGACCGAATCTGATGGAGATGACCAAGACTTTGGAGACTATGCGCTGGACTTCCTGGCAG ATTCTCCTGCCACACTGGAGAGCAGTCTGTCTCCTGCTGGACTCGTTCCATTCCAGGGCTGCATCataccccccctcacccctcaccAGGACTTCTCTCCAGAGGAAGCTCTCCATAACTCGTCCCCAGCGGCCGGCAATCCCCATGCCCAGGATGGAGCTCTCTGGAAGGGCATGGCCTGGCATCAAGGCAGGGTGTTGGAAGATGCCATGGAAGTCAACAATCAG CTCCATGAAACTCTGCacagaaaaaaggaagagatcGACTCGCTCCAGGAGAGAAACCTTCACCTCAGGGAGCTGGCCAGCCGCGCCAAGCACCTGGCCTCAGTGCTTGAA AAGCTGATGACCGTCAGAGACCCAAGTGGAAGAGAACCGGTGATGCCTTGCAGTGATAAAACTTCTGCTTCACTGAGTCCCTGTAAGCGGCAGCGACTGAATGaggaatgtgaagcagagccgCCCGGCTCCGTAGAGGACATCCTGAGGGACATCAGCACACGCTGCAATGCTGTCCTGCACAGCAGCGCTAACGGCCCCAGACCGCAGCAGGAACCAGAGACAATACGCATGTACGGTGCATTCTCATCCCTACAGACTTCAATCGCCAAGAGTGGCAGCGTGAGCGTGGATGGAGCAGAAGCAGGGGAGAGCGACTCGTCTTTCCGGACTTCTATTAGAGAACACTGCACCATAAGAACCCAGGTGTTTCCTCATGGACGTGCCTTCACCTCGAGGACCCAGCATGGAGGATACCGCTTTCGCTGGGTACCCGACCACAGCTGA
- the gpx8 gene encoding putative glutathione peroxidase 8 has product MEALGGYPTKSSNPKAKKLTVLLSMTVGVGCLFLLQTQLVKPRKPKDFYSFEVRDAKGRTVSLERYRGKASLVVNVASHSEQTEVNYRSLQELHRELGTSHFNVLAFPCGQFGDTETGTSRDIEAFTKSTYGITFPFFSKIKIMGSEADPAFKFLTDSVQKIPKWNFWKFLVNPEGKVIRFWRADEPMESVRQEATALVREIILKKRVEL; this is encoded by the exons ATGGAGGCCTTAGGGGGCTACCCTaccaagtcctccaacccaaaAGCCAAAAAGTTAACGGTTCTTTTAAGCATGACAGTTGGCGTGGGGTGTTTGTTCCTCTTGCAGACCCAGCTGGTCAAGCCGAGAAAACCGAAGGACTTTTACTCTTTCGAGGTCAGAGACGCAAAGGGGAGAACGGTTTCCCTGGAGCGGTACCGAGGGAAA GCGTCTTTGGTTGTAAACGTGGCGAGTCACAGCGAGCAGACGGAGGTGAACTACCGCTCGTTGCAGGAGCTTCACCGGGAGCTGGGGACTTCTCACTTCAACGTCCTCGCGTTTCCCTGCGGCCAGTTTGGGGACACCGAGACGGGGACCAGCCGAGACATCGAGGCATTCACCAAGTCCACCTACGGCATCACCTTCCCTTTCTTCAGCAAGATCAAAATAATGGGCTCTGAAGCTGACCCTGCCTTCAAATTCCTCACAG ATTCTGTGCAGAAAATCCCGAAGTGGAACTTCTGGAAGTTTCTGGTGAATCCGGAGGGGAAGGTGATCCGGTTCTGGCGAGCCGATGAGCCCATGGAGAGCGTGCGGCAAGAGGCCACGGCGCTGGTGCGCGAGATCATCCTGAAGAAAAGGGTGGAGCTCTGA
- the LOC139914440 gene encoding cell division cycle protein 20 homolog B-like, whose translation MIQNFEAIEGHIDAHHTSYKHFRRRIEQRSSSEVPVASTPLATGRQCLSGFEFDPVCQRLALDSPPRESPKCKSAQDVTEGSLQGSDDTVSSELRPFAVLSKASMSPQDKAVMKLAAPSLLNDYYTNLLDCSCNGMIALALGSSVYLWNSETHSLEGHLHPSPPAVAPAQPGRLCRQRQAISSLCWSRDGRALSIGTRRGEIQLWDVEHKSNVRCVPSHLSVVGALSWKQDILSSGSVLGRIHHHDPRAPTPLVGVSAQQGGVCSLEWSPGDDHLASGSTDGLLSIWDSDITGVTRSRQPVSTMKQPSAVKAMGWCPWQRQLIATGGGWRDGELRIWDTHSGSCIDSVPTNSQICSLRWAEKQRALVTGHGLPHHHLTCWAWDSPSLSPTYQLAGHSHRVLHLALSPCGTRIVSAGADQCVHIWAM comes from the exons ATGATTCAGAATTTTGAGGCTATTGAG GGACACATCGACGCGCATCACACATCGTACAAACACTTCAGGAGACGGATtgagcagaggagcagcagtGAGGTTCCTGTTGCGAGTACTCCTCTGGCCACTGGGCGGCAGTGTCTATCCGGCTTTGAGTTTGACCCGGTCTGTCAGAGGTTGGCGTTGGATTCGCCACCAAGGGAATCACCAAAATGCAAATCAGCACAGGATGTCACCGAGGGAAGCCTCCAAG GCTCTGATGATACAGTAAGCAGTGAGCTGCGGCCCTTTGCTGTTCTGAGCAAAGCTTCTATGAGTCCGCAGGACAAGGCAGTGATGAAGCTGGCTGCTCCCTCGCTGCTGAACGACTACT ACACTAATCTTCTAGACTGCAGTTGTAATGGCATGATAGCATTAGCTCTCGGCTCTTCTGTTTACCTTTGGAATTCAGAAACTCACTCTCTGGAGGGACATTTGCACCCAAGTCCTCCTGCTGTCGCCCCGGCGCAGCCAGGACGCCTGTGCCGGCAGAGGCAGGCCATCTCCTCTCTTTGCTGGAGCAGAGACGGCAGAGCGCTCAGTATTGGGACCAGGCGAGGGGAGATACAG TTGTGGGATGTGGAACACAAGAGCAATGTGAGGTGTGTGCCGTCACATCTGTCTGTGGTGGGAGCCCTTTCCTGGAAACAAGACATTCTCAGcag CGGCTCTGTTCTGGGACGGATCCATCACCATGACCCGCGGGCTCCCACCCCTCTGGTAGGTGTGTCCGCTCAGCAGGGGGGCGTGTGCAGCCTGGAGTGGTCGCCAGGAGACGACCACCTGGCCAGCGGCTCCACAGACGGCCTGCTCAGTATATgggacagtgacatcacaggggTCACAAGGTCACGTCAGCCAGTCAGCACAATGAAACAACCCAGCGCTGTTAAG gcgatGGGATGGTGCCCATGGCAGAGACAGCTGATCGCTacaggaggggggtggagagatggagagctaCGAATTTGGGATACACACTCTGGGTCTTGCATAGACTCTGTCCCCACAAACTCACAG ATCTGTTCCCTGCGGTGGGCGGAGAAGCAGCGAGCGCTGGTCACAGGTCACGGTCTCCCCCATCACCACCTCACCTGCTGGGCCTGGGACTCCCCCTCCCTCAGCCCCACCTACCAGCTAGCAG gtcATTCACATCGAGTCCTGCACTTGGCCTTGAGTCCTTGTGGCACTCGGATCGTCTCTGCAGGAGCAGACCAGTGCGTTCACATCTGGGCCATGTAG